One stretch of Bosea vaviloviae DNA includes these proteins:
- a CDS encoding IS481 family transposase — MDERVRFIADWLAGDVSMTELCEVYGISRKAGYKWRARYEAEGASGLANRSSAPLAHGLATPAPLVEKILDLRRARPSWGPRKIVAKLEQLHPDLSWPSHSTAHEILKRQGLISGRRLRRRPPPRLGALTTPERPNHVWAVDHKGWVTLGDGERCEPLTLADSYSRFVLAVSAGDGVHTAQAKPVMQRAFQVYGLPEVIRSDNGPPFASTSASGLSALSAWWIKLGIQPERTRPGSPQENGRLERFHLTLLEAMRPASLNRAAQAQRLEAFRRDYNHERPHQALGQKPPASFYNPSPRSMPDKLPQPDYPSDRTIRRVRSNGEIKIEGRLVQICSALKGEPVALEATEHGWCVWFYKQPIGLIDHQGQKLSPIYPG, encoded by the coding sequence GCAAAGCTGGGTACAAGTGGCGGGCGCGCTATGAGGCTGAGGGCGCGTCGGGGCTTGCGAACCGGTCATCGGCGCCGCTTGCGCACGGGCTGGCGACGCCTGCGCCGTTGGTGGAGAAGATCCTGGACCTGCGACGGGCGCGGCCGAGCTGGGGTCCGCGCAAGATCGTGGCTAAGCTTGAGCAGCTGCATCCGGACTTGTCCTGGCCATCGCATTCGACGGCGCACGAGATCCTCAAGCGCCAGGGCCTGATATCGGGCCGCCGCCTCCGACGCCGTCCCCCGCCCCGGCTGGGCGCGCTGACCACACCCGAGCGGCCGAACCACGTCTGGGCTGTGGACCACAAGGGTTGGGTCACCCTGGGCGACGGCGAGCGCTGCGAGCCGCTGACCCTGGCCGACAGCTACAGCCGCTTCGTCCTGGCGGTCTCGGCGGGCGACGGCGTCCACACCGCCCAGGCCAAGCCGGTCATGCAACGCGCCTTCCAGGTCTATGGCCTGCCCGAGGTCATCCGTTCCGACAACGGCCCGCCCTTCGCCTCCACCAGCGCCTCCGGGCTCAGCGCCCTGTCGGCCTGGTGGATCAAGCTGGGCATCCAGCCCGAGCGCACCCGGCCCGGTTCTCCTCAGGAAAATGGCCGCCTCGAACGCTTCCATCTCACCCTGCTGGAAGCCATGCGGCCCGCTTCACTCAACCGCGCCGCCCAGGCTCAGCGCCTGGAAGCCTTCCGACGCGACTACAACCACGAACGGCCCCATCAGGCCCTTGGCCAGAAGCCCCCCGCCAGCTTCTACAATCCTTCGCCCCGGTCCATGCCCGACAAACTTCCCCAACCCGACTACCCGTCCGATCGAACCATCCGCAGGGTGCGTAGCAACGGCGAGATCAAGATCGAGGGCCGCCTCGTACAGATCTGCTCCGCCCTCAAAGGTGAGCCCGTAGCCCTCGAAGCGACAGAGCACGGCTGGTGCGTCTGGTTCTACAAACAACCCATCGGCCTCATCGACCACCAAGGCCAGAAACTGTCACCAATCTACCCAGGCTAA